One Thiocapsa sp. genomic window, TTCCGGGAATGATCATCCCGGCCGTGCGTGTTGCCAATGCTTACCGGGCGACTAAAGTCGCCCCTACATGTTGGTCGACGGCCGTGCGTGTTGCCAATGCTTACCGGGCGACTAAAGTCGCCCCTACATGTTGGTCGATGCATTCCCGGAAATCGCCTTATTCATCAGACGACTTGTCGCTGCATGGCGATGGCTTTAACTTGGCGCGCCACGCGCGATAGGCCGCCGCCAGATCAGCCGCCGCTGCAATGGCGGACTCGATTGCGGCAAAACGCGTTTCCGGTTGCTCGGGGTATTCATGGGCGAGACGGTTGCGGATCTCGCGCCAGCCCAGCCAGTTGTCGACATCGATGAAGCCCAGTTTTTCGAGCCGGTTCAGGCGATCGATCATGGGCCAGTCTTCGAAGGGCTCCGACAGCGCGGCAAGGGTTGCCGGCACCAGGCGCGAACCCAGGGCATCCTGCAGCTTGCTGAAGCGGAACAGCAGTTGATCGAGAATCCTCAAGGTCTCGGGGTCCGTCTCCAACTCCAGCAGGTTGGCGGGGGGCGCGGCGTGCCAATCCTGCAAGGCGGACTCCAGGGTAGCGAGGTGTCGATCGGCTTCCCAAAGAGCTGTGGCGAGCGGGTTGTGGTCGGTCATCCCGGGACTCTGGTCAGCACTCGACTGTCGCGGCGAGCGACACGGATGATCGGCCGGTCGTCCGGCACGCCGGCAGGGGCGATGAGGACGTCGATGCGTCGCTCGCCCAGCAGGCGATAGAGCCGGGCGATGAAGCGGTGACGCTGCTCGACCAGTTCTTGCGGCGAGACCGGGACGGACGGTTCGACCAGCAGATCGATATCCCCGCCGCGCCGGCTGTCGTCCAGGCGCGATCCGAACAGGCGGACCGTCGAGCGAGGGGCGAAGGTCTCGCGGGCTGCCCGCTCGATCGCGGCGATTTCTGTCGGGTTCAGGCGCATGCAAGATCTCCCGGCAAGCCACGCGCCGACGCGACGCAAGCGGCGTCGCGGATTGGCAGCACCGTCGCCGCGATGTCAGGCCGTCGTGGATTGGGGCAAAAAGTGCTCATCGATCAGTTGTTCCAGAGTGTAGGGGCAACTGGAGGGGAACGCGTGCTCCGGCAGACCGGTTTCGCCTGCCGCCAGCAATCTGGCGCTGATGACGCTGTCCTCCAGATCGCTGATCAGTCGGGGCTTTAGGCGATTTCCGGGAATGATCATCCCGGCCGTGCGTGTTGCCAATGCTTACCGGGCGACTAAAGTCGCCCCTACATGTTGGTCGATGCTTTCCCGGAAATCACCTTAGGCTTGGGCTGTTAGGCTCGTGACGCGGAGCGTGGGAGCGAGAAGTCAATGGCCTAGGCGCTGTGCTGGCTGTACCAGGGAAGGGCGATCTCCAGTCCCTCCCCGAGTCGATGGGTGGGTGCATATCCCAAGCGCGTGGCGGCCTTGGTGATGTCGGCCAGGCTGTGGCGGACGTCGCCGGGGCGGAAGTCGCGGTACATGGGTTGTGCGCCCTGCAGGTGCGGGTAGCGCGGCAGCAGGTGGCGGTGGATCAGGGTGTAGAGATCGTTGAGCGTGGTGCGCTCGCCGACGGCGACGTTGTAGACCTGGTTGGCGGCTGCCGGGTCGGGCGCGGTGGCGGCCAGGAGGTTGGCCTGCACGGCGTTGTCGATGTAGCAGAAGTCGCGGCTGGTGTCGCCGTCGCCGTTGATGAAGACGTCCTGGCCGGCGATGAGCGCGGCGGTCCATTTGGGGATGACCGCAGCATAGGCGCCTTCGGGGTCTTGGCGTGGGCCGAAGACGTTGAAGTAGCGCAGGCCGATGCTGTCCAGACCGTAGGCGCGCGCGAAGACGTCGGCGTACAGCTCGTTGACGACCTTGGTAACGGCGTAGGGCGAGAGCGGTTTGCCGATGACGTCTTCCTGCTTGGGCAGGCCGGGATGGTCGCCGTAGGTGGAGCTGCTGGCGGCGTAGACGATGCGCTTGGCGCCGGCATCGCGGGCGGCGACGAGCATGTTGAGAAAGCCGTCGATGTTGGTGGCGTTGGTGGTGATCGGGTCTTCAAGCGAGCGCGGCACCGAACCGAGAGCGGCTTGGTGCAGGACGTAGTCGACGCGGGTACAGGCTTGGCGGCAGTCGGCGAGGTTGCGGATGTCGCCTTCGATGAAGCTGAACCGGTTCCACTGGGCGGCGGTGACCAGGGTTTGGACGTCGTCGAGGTTGTGCTGATGGCCGGTGGCGAAGTTGTCGAGGCCGACGACGGTTTGGTCGAGCCCGAGGAGCGTCTCCAGCAGGTTCGAGCCGATGAAACCGGCCACGCCGGTGATGAGCCAGCTGCGTGGGCTCTCGCGGAGGGCGCGTTGGACGCTGTCGAAACGAGTCATGAGGTTCCGAGCCGGAGGTCGGCTGTTGGCATTCCGGGTAGGGTGCGGTTGCACCGCGATGGACTGGATCAAGCGATGGCGGCGAAACGGCATGCGGTTTGCGGCCTAAGGTGGTGCCGTGATGGGTAGGTTTGTTGGGGCGACTAAAGTCGCCACTACGTCGCCACTAAGGTGATTTCCGGGAATGCATCGACCAACATGTAGGGGCGACTTCAGTCGCCCGTAAATCTCGGCGCGGGCATGTCGGGGCGACTGAAGTCGCCCCTACCCCTCTTCGACCTCGGCGCGGGTGTCTCGGGAGCGTGTAGGGGCGACTTCAGTCGCCCATAAATCTCGGTGCGGACGTCTCGGGGCGACTGAAGTCGCCCCTACCCTCTTCGACCTCGGCGCGGGCGTCTCGGGAGCGTGTAGGGGCGACTTCAGTCGCCCATAAGCCTCGGCGCGGGCATGTCGGGGCGACTGAAGTCGCCCCTACGTCGCCCCTACGTCGCCCCTACGTCGCCCCTACGTCGCCCCTACGTCGCCCCTACGTCGCCCCTACGTCGCCCGTACGTCGCCCGTACGTCGCCCGTACGTCGCCTCTATGTGTTGTTTGATGCTTCTTCGGGAATCGCCTTAGTCCCGGTAGCCGGAATGGGTGTCTTCGGGATCGTCGAGCAGGCTGCTCGGGTCGGGATCGCACAGCTTGATCGACAATCGGGTGATGCTGAACGGGTCCACGGGATCGCAGTGGATGAAGAAGCGGGCGACCAGGCTCACATGCCGGGGCGCTTTGAACCGGCCGGCGGTCAAGCCCATCTCGTTGCGACGTGTCCGTTGGGTGAGGTGTTGGAGCCACTTCAGCACGGGCCAGGTCCGGGCGAAGTGGCTCCAGGGTCGCACGAACCGCCCGGTCGCGACGTAGAAGAGCACTTGGTCGAGGATCGGATCGACGTGCCGGCGCGGCTGGAATCCATGTGCATCCATCGCCTCCGCGACGGTACGTCGCAGCGGCTCCTCCGGGGCCGGGGCACGAAACCGTTCCCCTTCCGGGGCGTCTTCATGGGCACGCAGAATGAGAAACAGAAAGGCCGCAACCGAGAACCCGCGCGTGCGAGAGCAACAACAGGTAGGGCTCGGGGTTAGACCGGGTGCCTTTGCGGCCGCCCAATCCGGCGTCGGGAGCCTAACCGCGCGACCCGTAAACGTCGTCTTCGGGCACGCTACCGCCCTACCCTGTCATGAATAGGCATCAAAAACAAAAGCATGGCGAAATTGCGTCGTCTTCCGTCTACCGGAAGGAAGGCGCATCCTATAGTCAGAGATTCCGCGGCAACAAGGATCGAGCGCTCCGATCGAGACGCCCACGCATTCACCGGGGCCGGGCGTCGGACGCGGAGCGTCCACAAGACACTCCCACGCAGAGCGTGGGAGCGAGCTAGAGGCCGATCGGCCGTTTCCGAATGTGCGACGGGACCCCGGTGACCCCGGACTCGGACTCGAAGCGATCGGACTGAAGAACGTCTCAGATATCCTGACCGAGATGGACGCAAATGGCATCAACCAAGGCTTGCGCATCAGCGACATCTTGAGCAGCTTGCGTCGGCCCAATCTCTGCAGCTGCATCGTAATCTCCAAGCTGACGGTCTTCGAAGAGTCGGGTCAGGATGCGTGTAAATCTCGCGGCAAATAGACCCGAGCGGACGAAGTCTTTGTTGAATCGTCCAATCACCTGCGCATGGCTTGAGAAGCTGTTCTCAGCTGCAAGATGGAGTGCACTGACGGCATGAAAGGCGGCGTAGTAAGCGCGGGAAGCTGCATCGCCGTGCATACCAGACGCCTGCAACAGCGCCGCGGCCTCGAGCTTGGATCGCGCCGCGCTGAGCAGCGCCGCACATTCAGGCGTCATAAGAGAACCGCCTCGCGGGCGATGTTTCGCGCGAGCGGATACCCCTGACTGAGCCGCCACTCATCCTCGGTGCGGACGATGGTAGCGACCAATGCGTCATGTCGATCAAGAATCTCGACCTGGATGTCGAGAATGCAGTCGCGAACGGCTTGCGTCTTTTCATCGACAAGAATCAAGACATCGTAATCCGAGCTCTCGCGCGCATCCCCTCGCGCCCGCGAACCATACAGCCAGACGCCACGAAGATGGGCGCCAAGACGCTGGGCAAGCGATTGCTGTAAAGCCTTAGTGACCTGATCACACGACATTGGAGTTAAAGCCGATACACCCGGTTGATTGTCCTTCGGTCTCAATACACCGAACAACGATGTGTGTCCGTCGAAAGGCCGCCCCGGCCGATCTGACTCGGGTCACGGCCGAGGTCGAAAGCTCTGTTCATGATCGCGGATCCGCTCATCGACCCACAACGCGGCGTTGAGTCGAAGGTGATCGAAGCCGTTTGTTGGAAGGTCCGGCCGGCCATGACTCTGTCGCGATGTGTCTTAGCCAGATGGGGGACCGCGTCAATCACCTCGACGTCCCCAGTGGATCCAACGGGCGGTTTCGCGGAGCGTGGGCGCGAGAGCGCCACCCGCGGGGGCCTCGCTCGGTGGTCCGGGAAGCGTCTGCGGCGGCGCTTCTGGCACGCTACCGCCCTACCCTGTCATGAATAGGCATCAAAAACAAAAGCATGGCGAAATTGCGTCGTCTTCCGTCTACCGGAAGGCAGGCGCATCCTATATCAGAGATTCCGCGGCAACAAGGATCGAGCGCTGGGTGTAAGCCCAAAGTCGTCATGTCCCCTTCGTGCAAAGCATGTGTAGGCTCAGCAAGCGGCGTCGGTGCGGCCCTGCGCAAGCTCAGTCAGGCGCAGACGCATCTGCCACAGCTCCAAGACGGAAAGCGCGTTGATGGTGAGGGCCACTAACTCGCTCCCACGCTCCGCGTGGGAGTGTCGCCCCGACGCTCTGCGTCGCGTGGCGCGGGGTGCAGCGCAGGCAGGGCGCGTCGGCAGGGTGGCCGACCGGGATCTGCACATCGTCTCGCAAGTCGGTTACGGTCCGCACAACGACCGACCCTACGGTTGGTAAGCGGATCAGGATCGCGGTTCACCTGGAACCCGGTAGGGTCCGCTGTGCGGACCGGGGGCGGCTGATACGGCGTCGATGGTGCGCATGTCATGGCCCGCGGCATCGACGGGGCGGGTTCTGCGGCCTCGGCGTGGCGGCGGTCAAACGACGCTGTTGAGGTGCGCGGCGGTTGCGGTCCGCACAGCGGACCCTACGGTTTCCCCTCCGGTTTCCCCTCGTTCCCAAGCTCCGCTTGGGAATGCGGCCCGCAAAGCTCTGCTTTGCGTGTCTGCTCCGGGAAAGCAGAGCTTCCGGTACCGGGTTCCCAAGCGGAGCTTGGGAACCAGTTAACCCGCTAAAATCAGTGTTCCTCGCCAACACTCATGTGCCGTACCGCGCGCAACCAATCCTCTCCGTCGGGACTGATGAGCAGTTGATCGCCGAGGTCTTCCAACGTCCGAAGTTCGGCGATGCGCGCCAGCAACGGTTCGGTCTGCTCGGCGATCGTCAATCCAAAACGACGGCGTACCTGACGGACCAGGATGTGGCGGGTCGCCTCGCGACCTTGCTCAATGCCTTGCTCCAAGCCTTGCTCCAAGCCTTGCTCCAAGCCTTGCTCCAAGCCTTGCTCCAAGCCTTGCTCCAAACCTTTCTCCAAGCCTTGCTGCATCCCTTCTCGTTTCCACTGATCGGTCCAGCTTTCCAGATTCTCGGCCAACATGTGATACACCTCGCTCAGTTCGCCAAGGGGTGGCAGTTGCACGCCGGGCAGGCGCTTGGGCAAGAAGACGCGACCGAACCAGACCGCGAAGTCACGGCGCAGACCGGTCTGTTCCGGCGCCTTGAGCCAGTCGAGCAAGGCGTGCACGATGCCCATCGCCTCGTCCGCGCCGCGGCTGGCCTCGAGCCGAAACAGGGCCGCACTGAGGTTGCGCTCGGGCAGGGAGCCGGCGTTGGCGATGCGCTGCTCGTCGAGCAGCAGGTAAGCCTGTCGCGGGCGATAGCACTCGAGCAGCGGCGGCGCCGGCTCGATGAGCGGCTCCAGCGTCTCGGCAGCACGCCAGGGCGTGACACCATTGTAGAGCACCACGGGCAGCACGGGCGGCAGACGTCCTGCGGCACTCAGGGTCCCGGCGCGTATGAGATCCTGGTAGAGCAGCCCGAGGTAGGTCTGGATGCGCACGGCCATCCAGGGATCGACGGTGGATTGGAATTCCAGCAGCAGGTAGATGTAAAGCCAGTCGGGGCCCCAGCGCAGGCGCCAGACGATGTCGTCGGCGCGGTCGCGCAAGTCGTCG contains:
- a CDS encoding nucleotidyltransferase domain-containing protein, with amino-acid sequence MRLNPTEIAAIERAARETFAPRSTVRLFGSRLDDSRRGGDIDLLVEPSVPVSPQELVEQRHRFIARLYRLLGERRIDVLIAPAGVPDDRPIIRVARRDSRVLTRVPG
- a CDS encoding DUF29 family protein, with translation MIIPGNRLKPRLISDLEDSVISARLLAAGETGLPEHAFPSSCPYTLEQLIDEHFLPQSTTA
- a CDS encoding NAD-dependent epimerase/dehydratase family protein translates to MTRFDSVQRALRESPRSWLITGVAGFIGSNLLETLLGLDQTVVGLDNFATGHQHNLDDVQTLVTAAQWNRFSFIEGDIRNLADCRQACTRVDYVLHQAALGSVPRSLEDPITTNATNIDGFLNMLVAARDAGAKRIVYAASSSTYGDHPGLPKQEDVIGKPLSPYAVTKVVNELYADVFARAYGLDSIGLRYFNVFGPRQDPEGAYAAVIPKWTAALIAGQDVFINGDGDTSRDFCYIDNAVQANLLAATAPDPAAANQVYNVAVGERTTLNDLYTLIHRHLLPRYPHLQGAQPMYRDFRPGDVRHSLADITKAATRLGYAPTHRLGEGLEIALPWYSQHSA
- a CDS encoding HEPN domain-containing protein, giving the protein MTPECAALLSAARSKLEAAALLQASGMHGDAASRAYYAAFHAVSALHLAAENSFSSHAQVIGRFNKDFVRSGLFAARFTRILTRLFEDRQLGDYDAAAEIGPTQAAQDVADAQALVDAICVHLGQDI
- a CDS encoding nucleotidyltransferase family protein, whose protein sequence is MFGVLRPKDNQPGVSALTPMSCDQVTKALQQSLAQRLGAHLRGVWLYGSRARGDARESSDYDVLILVDEKTQAVRDCILDIQVEILDRHDALVATIVRTEDEWRLSQGYPLARNIAREAVLL
- a CDS encoding Rpn family recombination-promoting nuclease/putative transposase gives rise to the protein MKTPKTSKAQRRGPTHDSGYKLLYGHAAMVRDLLRGFVPGDWVQALDLETLERCSGSYVTDDLRDRADDIVWRLRWGPDWLYIYLLLEFQSTVDPWMAVRIQTYLGLLYQDLIRAGTLSAAGRLPPVLPVVLYNGVTPWRAAETLEPLIEPAPPLLECYRPRQAYLLLDEQRIANAGSLPERNLSAALFRLEASRGADEAMGIVHALLDWLKAPEQTGLRRDFAVWFGRVFLPKRLPGVQLPPLGELSEVYHMLAENLESWTDQWKREGMQQGLEKGLEQGLEQGLEQGLEQGLEQGLEQGIEQGREATRHILVRQVRRRFGLTIAEQTEPLLARIAELRTLEDLGDQLLISPDGEDWLRAVRHMSVGEEH